TTCAATTCTACGGTATCCCATCTATctattcgtaatttttttgaaataaattttccactTGTCCCCAATAACTACAATATTTCATATCTTGAtgtcaaacaataaaaatccATCGTTTCATTACTaagtgattttgaaattactaTGTCTCCAAgttatcattgttattatcatcAGTCACATCGTCTTTCCGAATTGAAATCAAAGATACTACCGCTCTAATGACATACTATGAAGATTACGTCTGTTTCCCAGACATGCTCGAACTATATAAAAGCCCCGAAGTGTAAAGTATAAGACCAGTCATTACTTTCTCAAGTCATTCAACTCACACATTTATAAAttagtgataaataaatatggagAGCCAGAAATTCTTATTAGCCGTATTACTGTTCATTGTCCCGCTTGCCAccgcaataaaaatttctgaagATGTAAGCAAAATTaaacataatttatattatttattttctcacaaatgtctacatatttttttttgtctactCAAATTGTTTACAGCCTACTGATTACCAACGTACCAATTACACGTGTCTAGAAAATTCAGTAGTAGTTGAATTCCGACGTAGAGCTCCGTTCGACGTTACTTTTTCTACATTATGTACACCTAAAGATGATACCGATTCAGGATGTTCGAGAACGTTTTTACAGCACGAACCAGCAATAAAAGAACTTAAATTCAAACCATGTGGATCAGGATCTCGAAATTTTCGTGTGTACatagaagaaaaatataaagatttaGTCATTGAACATTGGGTCAATATTAACTGTCCTGCTTGGAATAGCCCTTTTCAAATTGTGAAGAGATGGTTTGGTCGTTTGTtctcttaaaattttgaaatattatgtaattatGTCATAATAGAACTAATTTCTggttattggaaatttttataactaatttttacaataaaaatttttcttgtcattTTTATgaagtgtttttattttattacttatgtataattactgtaattactGGAAGTACTTGTGGAGTACTTTTGTACTTGAAATAAGAGCTATCAAATTTTCTTTCCACGtgtctaaattaattttttgttcccAATACTTCAAGATTATTTCTGTTATTTGATCGGTCGATAAGCTCTGTTCGAAGTTTTGTAATAGAATTGTCAGGCTCGAAGATAAAAttacactaatttttttttatgacgaCTTACTTATTAATCATAAGCTAATGaacttttggaaatttaaatgacagttctgataaaagtatttaaatattatatttatatataaactctcataagagtgattttttttttgataaaggaaatttttttctgtaggtttgaaaaaaaaaataattttacaaaattattattaattaaccgcgataattatttacgtatAATTTTTGCTCAAATTTATGTGTTAATTTATTGCAATGACtaaatttcatactttttcgatttcatatttttcgattaaatttACTCTGCAATTCAAAGTAAACCTGAGtcgaaaacaaaataaatacggaaataataaaaacagattcgttttttattcaaaaatttctcgaAATTGAGTGTTTTTACCCCATAATTGAATACCATCTAGAAAAGAACgagtaattgttttttcagGCCCAGTTTTACTCGCAATTaacgagtaaaatttattagataattttCCCCGTGTACATTtgctattatatttttttaccaaggACTAAAACAAATCCTTAGATCCCTTAACTTTCGCTCGGCTACTTAAATgtccattaaaataattttcttgtttGTACttcaaatttatctataattccttgtaaagaaaaattttgaagcaCGTCAGTTTTCAGTTCTAcgaattttcaacaaaatacTTGAGTTCCTCCTCTTGAACCCCCTCAAATATCGACAtccaataattttcatttaaacaaataaatccCACCTTCTCTGCCCTTTCCACCGAAATTATGCCctcatattttcaatttctctaACTCAACTTACGTAGATAAAATTTCGACTGCGTAATCGTGGCCAAACTATTTAACAGCCggattttataacaataagTCAGTCTGAACTTTTTCTTGAGTAAAGTCTTTTAGCAAACTGAgtaaaacattaattaattaaatatggagttccaaaaaataacattagTTTTCATATTCTGCATTTTTGGTTTAACTTGCGCACGGAGATTTCCAAGAACtgtaagttaaataaaataaaataattatttagatcGTTAATTagcatttaatattttttaataagaataatttacattattaattttttttttaaactaatttcAGCACGAGATAACAGCAAGTATTGCATGCTTGAATGATTC
This window of the Microplitis mediator isolate UGA2020A chromosome 8, iyMicMedi2.1, whole genome shotgun sequence genome carries:
- the LOC130673664 gene encoding uncharacterized protein LOC130673664, with amino-acid sequence MESQKFLLAVLLFIVPLATAIKISEDPTDYQRTNYTCLENSVVVEFRRRAPFDVTFSTLCTPKDDTDSGCSRTFLQHEPAIKELKFKPCGSGSRNFRVYIEEKYKDLVIEHWVNINCPAWNSPFQIVKRWFGRLFS